In Chrysemys picta bellii isolate R12L10 chromosome 3, ASM1138683v2, whole genome shotgun sequence, a single genomic region encodes these proteins:
- the SCAF8 gene encoding SR-related and CTD-associated factor 8 isoform X22, with protein sequence MDRFDFGEEPDLSEEPKKETPNSQLPLVSESVNNSLFHQLAEQLQQQNLEHLRQQLLEQQQPQKASPEENQEGNFGSEHSASPSQGSSQQQFLEVETNLDDSMDIQQQDMDIDEGQDVVEEEIFEQEEKKSAVRSRSRTHSRSRSRSPRKRRSRSRSGSRKRKHRKRSRSRSRERKRKSSRSYSSERRAREREKERQKKGLPPIRSKTLSVCSTTLWVGQVDKKATQQDLTNLFEEFGQIESINMIPPRGCAYVCMVHRQDAYRALQKLSSGSYKIGSKIIKIAWALNKGVKTEYKQFWDVDLGVSYIPWEKVKLDDLDGFAEGGMIDQETVNTEWETVRSSEAVKENIQTTQSTTVDKNTAVTTQTEAYTQSVTMLQKADILEQHSSCFEIPVAPAVPAVSLVPPSFPVTMSVPPPGYSSIPPPPFLRASFNPSQPPPGFMPPPVPPVPPPVVPPPVVPQVVPTSLVQPPLSITQETMKDVPFGSLVLPVGTVSSSLATPTLSAGSVFNPLPSNKPESEEKGSHLTDVQISSSENNRSGKKFQNDVSSSSGLAGGVQPPGVSSSSGRVGGVQPPGVSSSSGRAGGVQPPGVSSSSTLAGGMQPPSVSSSSALVGGVHPPGVSSSSALAGGVQPPGVSSSSGLLVGVPPPNVSSSCGLLAGVPPPNVSSSSGLMAGVPPPNVSSSSGLMAGVPPPNVSSSSGLLAGVPPPNVSSSSGLLAGVPPPNVSSSSGLLIVPPPNVSSSSGLLGMQHPAGIQNIPHLNISSQRMPGMPLLDLRPGLIPQSPGPRFPLIQPGMPPQRNIPPPTILDPSLHPPPRGPFPPPGDLFNQTERHFGTPGRQNVDSISNPEKRLPLGGDSIQQEGDRDYRFPPVENRETLNRPSPVDVRDSIGRPPVDPREGLGRPPIDGREHFARPHIDMRENFGRPGVDNIGRREHFGFNSEKHWGQRGDYDEREHNVFPIYGGPKSFHEDRERFRHVNYRFDTRSGPNWNRGFEQDAHRDFDDRRRPWERQRDRDDRDFNFCREINGNRFGRDRMQNNWIPPPHPRVFEYFEGATSQRKADNIPQVNGENTETESQPPNVQVQNDPELYEKLASSSEINKEKSDTEADIESEPVVESTETEGT encoded by the exons ATGGACAGGTTTGATTTTGGGGAAGAGCCTGACCTCAGTGAAGAGCCTAAAAAAGAAACTCCCAATTCCCAACT gccTCTAGTATCAGAGTCTGTGAACAACTCACTTTTTCATCAGCTAGCTGAACAACTACAACAACAAAATTTAGAACATCTCCGACAGCAGCTCCTGGAGCAACAGCAGCCTCAAAAG GCAAGCCCTGAGGAAAATCAAGAGGGAAATTTTGGATCAGAGCACTCTGCATCACCATCACAAGGGAGTAGCCAACAGCAGTTTTTAGAAGTGGAAACAAACCTAGATGATTCAATGGATATTCAACAACAG GACATGGATATAGATGAAGGGCAAGATGTAGTTGAGGAAGAGATCTTTGAAcaagaagaaaagaaatcagctgttcGTTCAAGATCAAGAACACACTCAAGATCTCGTTCAAG GTCACCAAGAAAACGGAGGTCTAGGTCACGGTCTGGTTCCCGTAAACGTAAACACAGAAAACGTTCACGCTCAAGATCAAGAGAAAGGAAGCGAAAGTCATCTCGGTCATACTCCAGTGAAAGAAGAGCtagggaaagggaaaaagaacGCCAAAAAAAGGGATTGCCTCCTATCCGGTCTAAAACACTAAGTG TCTGCAGTACTACTCTTTGGGTTGGTCAAGTAGACAAGAAGGCCACACAGCAAGATTTAACTAATTTGTTCGAAGAATTTGGACAAATAGAATCTATTAAC ATGATTCCTCCAAGAGGTTGTGCATATGTCTGCATGGTTCACAGACAAGATGCATATCGTGCTCTTCAGAAACTTAGTTCTGGATCCTACAAAATTGGATCTAAAATTATTAAG ATTGCTTGGGCTTTAAATAAAGGTGTGAAAACAGAGTACAAGCAATTTTGGGATGTGGATCTTGGAGTTTCATATATACCTTGGGAAAAAGTAAAATTGGATGATTTGGATGGCTTTGCTGAAGGAGGCATGATCGACCAGGAGACTGTAAATACAG aatgGGAAACTGTGAGGAGCTCAGAGgctgttaaagaaaatatccAAACTACTCAGAGTACAACTGTCGATAAGAATACAGCTGTTACAACACAGACGGAAGCTTATACTCAATCTGTAACTATGCTACAG AAAGCAGACATACTTGAGCAACACTCTTCCTGTTTTGAG ATTCCGGTAGCTCCAGCTGTGCCTGCTGTTAGTTTAGTTCCACCATCATTTCCTGTCACAATGTCTGTCCCACCTCCTGGGTATAGTtcaattccaccacctcccttctTGCGGGCAAGTTTCAACCCTTCACAACCACCTCCTG GTTTTATGCCTCCCCCGGTTCCACCAGTCCCACCGCCTGTTGTTCCACCACCTGTTGTTCCACAAGTAGTCCCAACAT CTCTAGTGCAGCCTCCTCTATCCATTACTCAAGAGACAATGAAAGATGTTCCTTTTGGTAGTCTTGTTTTACCAGTTGGCACTGTTTCTAGCAGTCTAGCCACTCCAACATTATCAGCGGGAAGTGTTTTTAACCCTCTTCCAAGCAACAAACCAGAGTCAGAAGAAAAAGGATCACATCTTACAGACGTTCAGATTTCTTCCAGTGAAAACAACAGATCTGGTAAGAAAT TTCAAAATGATGTCTCAAGCAGCTCCGGACTTGCGGGTGGAGTGCAGCCACCCGGTGTCTCAAGCAGCTCCGGACGTGTGGGAGGAGTGCAGCCACCTGGTGTCTCAAGCAGCTCCGGacgtgcaggaggagtgcagccACCCGGTGTCTCAAGCAGCTCCACACTTGCGGGAGGAATGCAGCCACCCAGTGTCTCAAGCAGCTCCGCACTTGTGGGAGGAGTGCACCCACCCGGTGTCTCAAGCAGCTCTGCACTTGCGGGAGGAGTGCAGCCACCTGGTGTctcaagcagctctggacttTTGGTGGGAGTGCCGCCACCGAATGTCTCAAGCAGCTGCGGACTTTTGGCGGGAGTGCCGCCACCGAACGTctcaagcagctctggacttATGGCGGGAGTGCCGCCACCGAACGTctcaagcagctctggacttATGGCGGGAGTGCCGCCACCGAACGTctcaagcagctctggacttTTGGCGGGAGTGCCGCCACCAAACGTctcaagcagctctggacttTTGGCGGGAGTGCCACCACCCAATGTCTCAAGCAGCTCTGGGCTTCTAATAGTGCCACCACCCAATGTCTCAAGTAGTTCTGGACTTCTGGGGATGCAGCATCCAGCAGGGATTCAAAACATACCCCATTTAAATATTAGTAGTCAAAGGATGCCCGGAATGCCTCTCTTAGATCTCCGTCCAGGACTAATACCCCAGTCACCTGGACCAAGATTTCCATTAATACAGCCTGGAATGCCACCACAGCGTAATATCCCTCCTCCAACAATCCTTGACCCATCCCTTCATCCACCACCTAGAGGTCCTTTTCCTCCTCCAGGAGATCTTTTTAACCAAACAGAGAGACATTTTGGAACACCTGGAAGACAAAATGTTGATAGCATTTCTAATCCAGAAAAAAGGTTACCACTTGGCGGTGATAGCATTCAACAAGAAGGAGACCGAGACTATCGCTTTCCACCAGTGGAAAACAGAGAGACTCTTAATAGACCATCTCCAGTCGATGTCAGGGATTCTATTGGACGGCCACCAGTAGATCCAAGAGAGGGTCTTGGAAGACCTCCAATAGATGGAAGAGAACATTTTGCAAGACCACATATAGATATGAGAGAGAATTTTGGAAGACCAGGTGTGGATAATATTGGTCGAAGAGAGCATTTTGGTttcaattcagaaaagcactggGGACAGAGAGGAGATTATGATGAAAGAGAACACAATGTTTTCCCTATCTATGGTGGTCCTAAAAGCTTCCATGAAGATAGAGAGAGATTTCGGCATGTAAATTACAGATTTGATACTAGAAGTGGTCCCAACTGGAACAGGGGATTTGAACAAGATGCTCACAGAGATTTTGATGACCGTAGAAGACCCTGGGAAAGACAGAGGGATAGGGATGACAGAGATTTTAATTTTTGCAGAGAAATAAATGGAAACAGGTTTGGAAGAGACAGAATGCAGAACAACTGGATCCCTCCTCCACATCCAAGGGTTTTTGAATATTTTGAAGGGGCCACTTCACAGCGCAAAGCTGATAATATACCCCAGGTAAATGGTGAAAATACAGAGACAGAAAGTCAGCCACCAAATGTGCAAGTGCAGAATGATCCAGAACTTTATGAAAAACTAGCATCTTCAAGTGAGATAAACAAAGAGAAGAGTGACACAGAAGCTGATATAGAAAGTGAACCAGTGGTAGAAAGCACAGAAACTGAGGGGACATAA